A stretch of the Chitinophagales bacterium genome encodes the following:
- a CDS encoding methionine aminotransferase yields MPAFRTPIKSKLPGRGTTIFTIMSTLANECGAINLSQGFPDFLCDERLISLVEYYMRKGMNQYAPMPGILSLREAIAEKAELLYQAKYSPETEITITSGGTEAIYAAITAVVHEGDEVIIFEPAYDCYAPAVELNLGIPVYIELTSPDYSINWHEVRKCISDRTRMIIINTPHNPSGMVMSKNDMEELQRLTSNSDIIILSDEVYEHIIFDDHAHQSVLRYPLLAERSFVIFSFGKTYHNTGWKMGYCLAPAELMREFRKAHQFIVFSANTPYQYAFAEMLKEQSYYSGLRDFYQGKRDYFLKLIKESRFIAKPADGSYFQMLSYKEITMEKDTDFAIRITKEHGVASIPVSAFYHNSLDNKMLRFCFAKEDHTLESAAERLIKI; encoded by the coding sequence ATGCCTGCCTTTCGTACGCCGATAAAATCTAAATTACCCGGAAGAGGGACTACCATCTTCACCATCATGTCAACACTGGCCAATGAATGTGGTGCTATTAATTTATCCCAGGGGTTTCCGGATTTTCTTTGTGATGAAAGATTGATTTCCCTGGTGGAATATTATATGAGAAAGGGAATGAATCAGTATGCGCCCATGCCCGGAATTTTATCGTTACGCGAAGCAATAGCAGAAAAGGCAGAGTTACTTTACCAGGCAAAGTATAGTCCTGAAACAGAGATCACCATCACCTCCGGAGGTACAGAAGCAATTTACGCGGCCATAACAGCCGTAGTTCACGAAGGAGATGAAGTAATAATATTTGAACCCGCCTACGATTGTTATGCCCCTGCTGTTGAGCTTAACCTGGGTATACCGGTGTACATAGAGCTAACATCGCCCGATTATTCTATTAACTGGCATGAAGTGAGAAAATGTATAAGTGACCGGACCCGGATGATTATTATCAATACGCCTCATAATCCTTCAGGAATGGTGATGAGCAAAAATGACATGGAGGAATTGCAGAGGCTTACTTCTAATTCCGATATTATTATTTTAAGCGATGAGGTCTATGAGCATATTATTTTTGATGATCATGCCCATCAGAGTGTTCTTCGATATCCTTTACTTGCAGAACGGAGCTTTGTAATTTTTTCTTTTGGAAAAACCTACCATAATACTGGATGGAAAATGGGGTACTGCCTCGCTCCGGCTGAACTAATGCGTGAATTCCGTAAAGCCCATCAGTTCATTGTTTTTTCGGCTAACACTCCTTACCAATATGCTTTTGCAGAAATGTTAAAAGAGCAATCCTATTATTCAGGTCTTAGGGACTTTTACCAGGGAAAACGGGATTATTTTTTAAAGCTGATCAAAGAATCCCGGTTTATAGCTAAGCCTGCCGACGGGAGCTATTTTCAAATGCTCAGCTATAAAGAAATTACAATGGAAAAAGATACAGATTTTGCCATCCGGATTACAAAAGAGCACGGAGTAGCTTCTATCCCTGTCTCCGCTTTTTACCACAATAGCTTAGATAATAAAATGCTGCGGTTTTGTTTCGCGAAAGAAGATCATACGCTGGAATCAGCTGCTGAGCGCTTAATAAAAATATAA
- a CDS encoding DUF547 domain-containing protein, which translates to MSFLLLFFIFYKCHGAQPDADTTEHTLVISHDRWDGLLRKYVSASGTVNYKDLLREKPKLDSYLKELSETPASEAWTRNEQIAYWINAYNAFTVDLILRNYPVKSIRDLNSGKPWDDPFIHLNGKTYTLNAIENILREKFSDPRIHFAINCASRSCPKLMNAAFNSGSLEQQLTKLTVEFINDPIKNKIAAGKIEVSPIFNWYKNDFLKYGSLIYFINKYSASKISPDASIIYLDYDWSLNE; encoded by the coding sequence ATGAGTTTTCTTCTTCTCTTTTTTATATTCTATAAATGTCATGGTGCTCAGCCTGATGCAGATACTACTGAGCATACGTTAGTTATTTCTCATGACAGATGGGACGGTCTGTTAAGAAAATATGTTTCTGCATCCGGTACTGTTAATTATAAGGATCTGCTGCGCGAAAAACCAAAGCTTGACAGCTATTTAAAGGAGTTAAGTGAAACACCCGCTTCAGAGGCATGGACGCGAAATGAACAGATAGCCTATTGGATAAATGCTTATAATGCTTTTACGGTTGATCTTATCCTTAGGAATTACCCGGTAAAAAGCATACGTGATCTTAATTCAGGTAAGCCGTGGGACGATCCCTTTATTCACCTTAATGGTAAAACATATACACTGAATGCTATTGAGAATATCCTTCGTGAAAAGTTTTCGGATCCAAGGATTCATTTTGCTATCAATTGTGCATCGAGGTCCTGTCCTAAATTGATGAATGCAGCATTTAATTCCGGTTCATTAGAGCAACAGTTAACGAAGCTGACGGTTGAATTTATAAATGATCCAATTAAAAATAAGATTGCGGCCGGGAAAATAGAAGTATCTCCTATTTTCAACTGGTACAAAAATGATTTTCTGAAGTACGGATCGCTGATTTATTTTATCAATAAATATTCAGCATCAAAAATTTCTCCTGACGCATCCATCATTTACCTGGATTATGATTGGAGCTTAAACGAATAA
- a CDS encoding TIGR04282 family arsenosugar biosynthesis glycosyltransferase: MKNSSLLIIFIKNPVIGKVKTRLAKTLGDEKALDIYMQLLQHTQKVTRKLSFDKAVFYSDAIDNNDMWDNGNYQKYLQEGSDLGKRMVNAFKIAFSKGYRKVVIIGSDCFDITSKIINDAFEALPQNNFVIGPSHDGGYYLFGMSTLYASIFKNKRWSSDEVLHDTLVDIRNMNGSYKLLKELVDIDTEDDLMTVKNLA, translated from the coding sequence ATGAAAAACAGTAGTTTACTAATTATTTTCATTAAAAATCCCGTAATCGGAAAGGTGAAAACCAGGCTTGCAAAAACGCTTGGTGATGAGAAGGCACTGGATATTTATATGCAACTGTTGCAGCATACCCAAAAGGTTACACGTAAGCTTTCTTTTGATAAAGCGGTTTTTTATTCAGATGCTATTGATAACAATGACATGTGGGATAATGGCAATTATCAAAAATATCTTCAGGAAGGGAGCGACCTGGGAAAGCGCATGGTAAATGCTTTTAAAATAGCGTTTAGCAAAGGATATCGTAAGGTGGTGATCATTGGAAGCGACTGCTTCGACATAACTTCCAAAATTATAAATGATGCATTCGAGGCATTACCCCAAAATAATTTTGTGATTGGTCCCTCACACGACGGTGGTTATTATTTATTCGGAATGAGCACACTGTACGCCTCTATTTTTAAAAACAAAAGATGGAGCTCTGATGAGGTATTGCACGATACGCTGGTGGATATCCGGAATATGAACGGCTCTTATAAATTATTAAAGGAACTGGTGGATATAGATACTGAAGATGATTTAATGACGGTGAAAAACCTTGCTTAA
- a CDS encoding ABC transporter permease subunit: MMVSNLWKIEVRKLVHNRTFWILTILYFLLMAFVLSSLNSFNITLNNDSDIQFDKFGIFRFPDIWQWLTYIAGFFMVIPAIVIIITVCNEYEFRTLRQNIVDGLTRSEFLFSKLITVALLSATSSILLLMLALILGYSYSNNVSFNSMWGNSHFILSYFLQLLGFLSFALMLAIIIKKAALTIGLLLLYTYVIEPIMVYKLPEKIALYMPLSIIRKLINSPFEKLMGGTLQQQININGVILTGFYLLLFTAIAMFVLQKRDL, encoded by the coding sequence ATGATGGTCTCTAACCTTTGGAAAATTGAAGTCCGGAAATTAGTGCATAACCGCACATTCTGGATTTTAACAATTCTTTATTTTTTATTGATGGCATTTGTGCTGAGCAGCCTTAACTCTTTTAACATTACCCTAAACAATGATTCAGATATTCAATTTGATAAATTCGGAATTTTCCGCTTTCCGGATATCTGGCAATGGCTGACTTATATTGCCGGTTTCTTTATGGTGATTCCTGCCATTGTAATAATCATTACCGTCTGCAACGAATATGAGTTCAGAACCCTGCGGCAGAATATTGTAGATGGCCTGACGAGGAGTGAATTTCTTTTTTCAAAATTAATTACCGTTGCATTGCTGAGCGCCACGTCCTCCATTCTCCTTTTAATGCTTGCTTTAATTTTAGGATATAGTTATTCGAACAACGTTAGCTTTAATAGTATGTGGGGAAATTCACATTTTATCCTGTCCTATTTTTTACAATTATTAGGATTTCTCTCCTTTGCGCTGATGCTCGCTATTATCATTAAAAAGGCAGCTCTGACCATTGGACTCCTGCTGCTTTATACTTACGTTATTGAACCAATTATGGTATATAAACTTCCTGAAAAGATCGCTTTATATATGCCATTAAGTATCATCCGTAAACTTATTAACTCACCTTTTGAGAAGTTGATGGGAGGAACGCTGCAGCAGCAAATAAATATAAATGGAGTGATTCTGACTGGATTCTATTTGCTTTTATTCACCGCCATTGCCATGTTCGTTTTACAAAAGAGGGATTTATGA
- a CDS encoding ATP-binding cassette domain-containing protein, translated as MPSVLKISSLHKFYNHVHAVNDLTLTIEPGNIFGILGPNGSGKSTTLGIILGVIHASSGSFTWFEKPFSKEALLRIGALLEQPNIYPYLSAVNNLKISCDIKNIPYSGIDGVLQTVGLSNRRNDLFKNFSFGMKQRLAIASALLNQPEVLVLDEPTNGLDPQGIADVRNLIRSIALQGTTIILASHMLDEVEKVCTHVAVLKQGEVLISGLVNEVVNENASVEFCADDELQLVEAMHHLSYLRNITKTSQGIFSAALAEPGITGSRINQDFFEKGICLSYLSFKKKTLESYFLEITKQ; from the coding sequence ATGCCCTCAGTTTTAAAGATTTCCAGTCTTCACAAATTTTACAACCACGTACACGCGGTTAACGATTTAACTCTTACAATTGAACCGGGCAATATTTTTGGAATTTTAGGACCCAATGGCAGCGGAAAATCCACCACCTTAGGAATTATTCTTGGCGTCATTCACGCTTCTTCAGGTTCCTTTACATGGTTTGAAAAGCCATTTTCTAAAGAAGCCCTGTTGCGAATAGGAGCATTGCTGGAGCAACCAAATATATACCCCTATTTATCTGCTGTTAATAATCTAAAAATCAGCTGTGATATCAAGAATATCCCTTACTCGGGGATCGATGGTGTATTGCAAACAGTTGGTTTATCTAATCGGCGGAATGACCTGTTCAAAAATTTTTCTTTCGGGATGAAGCAACGCCTTGCTATTGCATCTGCTTTGCTTAACCAACCGGAAGTGCTGGTACTCGATGAGCCAACCAATGGTCTCGACCCGCAGGGTATTGCAGATGTACGGAACCTGATACGGAGTATTGCATTGCAAGGGACCACAATAATTCTGGCAAGCCACATGCTGGATGAAGTGGAAAAGGTTTGTACGCACGTAGCGGTGCTGAAACAGGGAGAAGTGTTGATATCAGGCCTGGTAAACGAAGTGGTAAATGAAAATGCCAGTGTTGAATTCTGTGCTGATGATGAACTGCAATTGGTGGAAGCAATGCACCATCTTTCCTATTTAAGAAATATCACAAAAACCTCACAGGGAATTTTTAGTGCCGCCCTGGCCGAACCTGGGATCACCGGAAGCAGAATTAATCAGGATTTTTTCGAAAAAGGAATTTGTCTGTCTTACCTGTCATTTAAAAAGAAAACCCTGGAATCTTATTTCCTGGAAATTACAAAGCAATAA
- a CDS encoding PQQ-dependent sugar dehydrogenase: protein MTHTLLSKKNLTGFLYGRVISFLFFFSIIVCTSKWSSAQLPTLQLVPFSSGYSGALDIENCGDSRLFIVEQSGKIWICDSAGNKRAKPFLDITNKVYSVGSEQGLLGLAFDPDYKNNGYFYVNYINQNQDTRIARFQVSNTNPNKADKQSELKILGVHQPSPNHNGGCLRFGPDNYLYIGLGDGGPEGDFQNNAQNPKELLGKMLRIDVHSGNPYSIPPSNPFVGVSGYKDEIWALGMRNPWRFSFDQLTNDLWIGDVGQNAWEEVDLQLSPSNGGENYGWRCYEGNHPYNLTGCGSMSNYVFPVYDYPHQDNGDCSVIGGYVYRGTNFQNMFGKYFYNDYCSGNFKVLFKNGSTWENSVLLNLADYSYVAWGVNYRGELFVTNTFDGTIYHVVDASQLAGKTALLTADHFLQLYPNPNNGMFTLDWNSNQNEKCTLIITNVLGQTVFSQKLNAHQGWNRWQIEPGTLSSGNFILQMNSSRGLTSQKLIVE from the coding sequence ATGACGCACACATTACTTTCAAAAAAAAATTTAACAGGTTTTCTTTATGGCCGGGTTATTAGTTTCCTTTTCTTCTTTTCAATAATAGTGTGTACTTCTAAATGGAGTAGTGCACAATTACCCACGCTTCAGCTGGTTCCTTTTTCAAGCGGATATTCAGGAGCCCTGGATATTGAAAATTGCGGTGACAGCCGGTTGTTTATTGTTGAGCAAAGCGGAAAAATCTGGATCTGTGATTCTGCAGGAAATAAAAGAGCTAAACCTTTTCTCGACATCACCAATAAAGTTTATTCAGTTGGAAGTGAGCAGGGGCTTCTTGGTTTAGCTTTTGATCCTGACTATAAGAACAATGGCTATTTCTATGTAAACTATATTAATCAAAACCAGGATACACGTATTGCACGGTTTCAGGTAAGCAATACTAATCCGAACAAAGCAGATAAACAAAGTGAGCTTAAAATTCTTGGAGTTCATCAGCCCTCTCCAAACCACAATGGTGGATGTCTAAGGTTTGGTCCTGATAATTATTTATATATAGGCTTGGGTGATGGCGGCCCCGAAGGAGATTTTCAGAATAATGCGCAAAACCCAAAAGAGTTATTGGGGAAAATGCTTCGTATTGATGTTCACTCCGGAAATCCTTACAGCATTCCGCCATCGAACCCTTTTGTAGGTGTATCAGGATATAAGGATGAGATATGGGCACTTGGAATGCGTAACCCATGGCGTTTTAGCTTTGACCAATTAACAAATGACCTTTGGATTGGTGATGTAGGGCAGAATGCATGGGAAGAAGTTGATCTGCAGCTCTCACCGAGTAATGGTGGTGAAAACTATGGCTGGCGTTGCTATGAAGGAAACCATCCTTACAATTTAACCGGTTGTGGCAGCATGTCAAACTACGTTTTCCCGGTTTATGATTACCCTCATCAGGACAATGGTGATTGCTCGGTTATTGGCGGATACGTTTATCGCGGAACGAACTTTCAAAATATGTTCGGAAAATATTTCTATAATGATTATTGCAGTGGAAATTTTAAAGTGCTATTTAAAAATGGAAGTACCTGGGAAAATTCCGTTTTACTTAACCTGGCCGATTATTCCTACGTAGCCTGGGGAGTAAATTACAGAGGTGAATTATTTGTCACGAACACGTTTGATGGAACCATCTATCACGTTGTCGATGCCTCCCAGCTTGCAGGTAAAACAGCACTGCTCACCGCTGATCATTTCCTGCAATTATATCCGAATCCTAATAACGGAATGTTTACACTAGATTGGAACTCCAATCAAAATGAGAAATGCACTCTTATAATCACAAACGTTTTGGGTCAAACTGTATTCAGTCAAAAATTAAATGCCCACCAGGGCTGGAACAGGTGGCAGATTGAACCGGGAACGCTGTCATCAGGTAATTTTATTCTTCAAATGAATTCTTCGAGAGGATTAACAAGTCAAAAACTTATAGTTGAATAA
- a CDS encoding purine-nucleoside phosphorylase, producing MELTDQIKQAAAYIQNKKISEPQIGIILGTGIGKLGDKIQADVIINYEEIPHFPLSTIEFHSGKLIYGNLGGKKVIALQGRFHAYEGYTMQQITFPVRVLKQLGVRELIITNAAGSMNPAMKKGELMVIEDHINLQPGNPLAGKNYNELGSRFPDMSKPYNHSMIQKLSDIAAHMNLTLHKGVYVSVQGPNLETKAEYRYLRMIGADVVGMSTVPEVIVANHSSLPVAAISVITDECDPENLKPVSIADIIETAGKAEVFLTSLIYKYIEEVNF from the coding sequence ATGGAATTAACGGACCAGATTAAACAAGCAGCTGCATACATTCAGAATAAAAAAATTTCAGAACCACAAATTGGAATTATTCTTGGAACCGGAATTGGTAAGCTTGGTGATAAAATTCAGGCAGATGTAATAATTAACTACGAAGAGATACCTCACTTTCCCCTTTCTACTATTGAATTTCACAGTGGTAAATTAATCTATGGCAATCTTGGAGGAAAGAAGGTAATTGCACTGCAGGGTCGCTTCCATGCATATGAAGGTTATACCATGCAGCAAATCACGTTTCCTGTAAGGGTTTTGAAGCAGCTCGGAGTTCGGGAGTTGATCATTACCAATGCTGCAGGAAGTATGAATCCAGCTATGAAGAAAGGAGAATTGATGGTTATTGAGGATCATATAAACCTGCAGCCTGGAAATCCGCTTGCCGGTAAAAATTACAATGAATTAGGCTCCCGGTTTCCCGATATGAGCAAGCCATATAACCATTCGATGATTCAAAAATTATCAGACATTGCAGCTCACATGAACCTTACGCTCCATAAAGGTGTTTACGTGTCCGTGCAAGGTCCTAATCTCGAGACAAAAGCCGAATACCGTTATCTGAGAATGATTGGTGCAGACGTTGTTGGTATGTCAACTGTTCCTGAGGTGATCGTTGCAAATCACTCGTCTCTGCCTGTAGCAGCAATTTCTGTAATTACGGATGAGTGCGATCCGGAAAATCTAAAACCTGTTAGCATTGCGGATATCATTGAAACGGCTGGCAAAGCTGAAGTGTTTCTTACTTCATTAATCTATAAGTATATAGAAGAAGTGAACTTTTAA
- a CDS encoding carboxymuconolactone decarboxylase family protein, protein MKTYYNPDDLKKFGNISEFDKPLADKFFSWYGDVFAEGALTAREKSLIALAVSHAVQCPYCIDAYSEDTLAKGCTEEQMMEAVHVAAAIRGGASLVHATQMMNKAKELSM, encoded by the coding sequence ATGAAGACCTATTACAACCCCGATGATCTTAAAAAATTTGGAAATATTTCCGAATTCGATAAACCGCTTGCGGATAAATTTTTCAGCTGGTATGGAGACGTCTTTGCTGAAGGTGCACTTACAGCCCGGGAAAAATCATTGATTGCCCTGGCCGTTTCACATGCCGTTCAATGCCCCTATTGCATCGATGCATACAGTGAAGACACGCTTGCAAAAGGATGTACCGAAGAGCAAATGATGGAAGCAGTTCATGTAGCAGCTGCCATCCGGGGTGGTGCTTCTCTCGTACATGCCACACAGATGATGAATAAGGCAAAAGAACTTTCCATGTAA
- the arsS gene encoding arsenosugar biosynthesis radical SAM protein ArsS (Some members of this family are selenoproteins.), whose protein sequence is MKSLLAQHHELSSTAKQMQLLDDVVQAGLIPSFQEKINEIGHYPLRPGAMEIFQLNMGKMCNQTCKHCHVDAGPDRSEIMSRETMELCLQALAETNIPIVDITGGAPELNSDFRWFVEECRKLGKKVMDRCNLTIILANKKYYDLPQFFAENQVEIVSSLPFYNADRTDRQRGVGVFDTSVKALKMLNEVGYGKENSELILNLVYNPTGAFLSSGQQVLEAQFKKVLLEEHGIEFNNLYAITNMPISRFLEYLVRSGNYESYLEKLVTAFNPSAIAGVMCRNTISIGWDGYIYDCDFNQMLDLKISNSTHQPMHIREFNLDYLNKRDIIISQHCFGCTAGAGSSCGGEVIKTSVEALMPV, encoded by the coding sequence ATGAAGTCACTCCTTGCCCAGCACCATGAATTATCAAGTACTGCAAAGCAAATGCAGCTACTGGATGATGTAGTGCAGGCAGGTTTAATTCCTTCTTTTCAGGAAAAAATTAATGAGATAGGCCATTATCCATTACGGCCTGGCGCCATGGAGATTTTCCAGCTTAACATGGGTAAAATGTGCAACCAGACCTGTAAGCATTGCCATGTGGATGCAGGACCTGACCGCTCAGAAATAATGAGCAGAGAAACGATGGAACTGTGTTTGCAGGCGCTTGCTGAAACAAACATACCTATTGTTGACATTACCGGTGGTGCCCCTGAATTGAATTCTGACTTTCGCTGGTTTGTTGAAGAGTGCCGGAAGCTTGGGAAAAAAGTAATGGATCGGTGCAACCTCACCATTATTCTTGCCAATAAAAAATACTACGACCTGCCTCAATTTTTTGCTGAGAACCAGGTGGAAATAGTGAGTTCCCTTCCCTTTTATAATGCTGATCGCACGGATCGGCAACGTGGTGTAGGAGTCTTTGACACATCGGTGAAAGCGTTAAAGATGTTGAATGAAGTGGGCTACGGTAAAGAGAATTCGGAATTGATTTTGAACCTTGTCTACAATCCCACAGGCGCATTTCTTTCATCAGGGCAGCAGGTATTGGAAGCTCAATTTAAAAAAGTATTGCTTGAAGAGCATGGTATTGAATTCAATAATTTATACGCTATTACCAATATGCCTATCAGCAGGTTCCTGGAATACCTTGTGAGATCCGGAAATTATGAATCATACCTCGAAAAACTAGTGACTGCATTTAATCCATCGGCTATTGCCGGAGTAATGTGCCGGAATACCATTTCGATCGGATGGGATGGTTATATCTATGATTGCGACTTTAATCAAATGCTCGATCTGAAAATCAGCAACAGCACTCATCAGCCTATGCATATCAGGGAATTTAATCTTGATTATTTAAATAAGAGAGATATTATTATTTCACAGCACTGTTTTGGTTGTACTGCAGGAGCGGGATCGAGTTGTGGAGGAGAAGTAATAAAAACTTCTGTGGAAGCATTGATGCCAGTATAA
- a CDS encoding M14 family metallopeptidase, protein MLMNLIDNDLRTPFEKGNGNQSTTYQECISYYEKLDGLYNEAKLTTYGTTSIGKPLHLMILSRDKIFDPVQIRKTNKRILLINNGIHPGEPDGIDASMMFARDILVKKDLQSLLDHVVIIIIPVYNVSGMLNRGSSSRANQNGPEEYGFRGTAQNYDLNRDFVKCDSREAQTFTQIFQEWKPEIFIDTHVSDGADYQYTMTLISTQPDKLNPTLSAYQEKVLLPDLNAAMKDAGYEVTPYVNPINTTPDSGIVAFLETPRFSTGYAALFNCIGMMPETHMLKPYKARVFSTYHLLMEVTRIINRDYLQVGENKESADLKVSQQKEFALQWNLDENNFSLIPFKGFTAEYRPSEVSGQPRLYYNKSLPYEQQVKYFNHYTASEIIEKPFGYIVPQAWEQVIRRLTLNGVQMVPLSKDTFIKAQVYYIDTFNTSKEAYEGHYIHSKVTVHSEEQTFPFFQGDYLIPLDQPANRYIVEMLEPQGVDSYFAWNFFDPILMEKEYFSDYVWEEKAAELLKENASLKNIFENKKIQDISFAKDQEAQLYFIYTHSTNYEKSYRRYPVVRIIDESGLK, encoded by the coding sequence ATGCTTATGAATTTAATTGATAATGACCTGCGTACTCCATTCGAAAAAGGCAACGGTAATCAGAGCACGACGTACCAGGAGTGTATTTCCTATTATGAAAAATTAGATGGTTTATATAATGAAGCGAAATTAACCACTTACGGAACTACCAGCATTGGAAAGCCTTTACACCTGATGATCCTTTCCAGGGATAAAATTTTTGATCCGGTTCAGATTCGGAAAACGAACAAGAGGATTCTTCTCATCAATAACGGAATCCACCCCGGCGAACCGGATGGTATTGATGCAAGCATGATGTTCGCTCGTGATATTTTAGTTAAGAAAGATTTGCAGTCTCTGCTCGATCATGTGGTGATCATTATCATCCCTGTGTATAATGTGAGTGGCATGCTGAACCGGGGAAGCTCTTCCAGGGCAAATCAAAACGGACCAGAAGAGTACGGCTTCCGCGGAACTGCGCAGAACTATGATCTCAACCGCGATTTTGTAAAATGTGATTCACGTGAGGCGCAAACGTTCACGCAGATATTCCAGGAGTGGAAACCGGAAATATTTATCGATACACACGTAAGCGATGGAGCTGATTACCAATATACCATGACGTTGATTTCCACTCAGCCTGATAAATTAAACCCTACACTTTCAGCTTACCAGGAAAAAGTTTTGCTTCCTGACTTAAATGCTGCCATGAAAGATGCCGGTTATGAAGTGACACCTTACGTAAATCCAATCAATACGACACCTGACTCAGGGATAGTTGCATTCCTGGAGACACCGCGTTTCTCAACAGGTTATGCTGCTCTTTTTAACTGCATTGGAATGATGCCCGAAACCCACATGCTGAAACCATACAAGGCCCGTGTATTTTCAACTTACCACTTATTGATGGAAGTTACCCGCATCATCAACCGTGATTATTTACAAGTCGGTGAGAATAAAGAAAGTGCAGATCTAAAAGTAAGTCAGCAAAAAGAATTTGCTCTCCAATGGAACCTTGATGAGAATAATTTCAGTTTAATTCCTTTCAAAGGATTTACTGCAGAATACAGGCCAAGTGAAGTCAGTGGTCAGCCCCGATTGTATTACAATAAAAGCCTGCCTTATGAACAGCAAGTAAAATATTTTAATCATTATACAGCTTCAGAAATAATTGAAAAACCTTTTGGATACATTGTTCCACAGGCGTGGGAACAAGTGATCAGGCGTTTAACGCTAAACGGCGTTCAGATGGTCCCTTTATCCAAAGACACCTTTATCAAAGCACAGGTATATTATATCGACACATTCAACACTTCGAAAGAGGCTTATGAGGGACATTATATCCATTCTAAAGTAACCGTTCATTCAGAAGAACAAACGTTCCCATTTTTTCAAGGAGATTACCTTATTCCATTAGATCAGCCGGCAAATCGTTACATAGTGGAAATGCTGGAACCGCAGGGCGTGGACTCTTACTTTGCATGGAATTTTTTTGACCCGATACTTATGGAGAAGGAATATTTTTCAGATTACGTTTGGGAAGAAAAGGCCGCTGAGCTATTAAAGGAAAATGCTTCTCTAAAAAATATTTTTGAAAACAAAAAAATACAAGACATTTCATTCGCAAAGGATCAGGAAGCCCAGCTTTATTTTATTTATACTCATTCCACTAATTATGAGAAATCGTATAGGAGGTATCCGGTTGTAAGAATAATTGATGAATCCGGATTAAAGTAA
- a CDS encoding DUF2834 domain-containing protein translates to MYRESKKFKIKNPWKYWLLTFLFGLAGTLPLFLYEREKRWKKIIACLKFHADIIK, encoded by the coding sequence GTGTATAGAGAATCAAAAAAATTTAAAATCAAAAATCCATGGAAATACTGGCTCCTTACTTTTCTTTTTGGATTAGCCGGCACGCTACCCTTATTTCTTTATGAACGTGAAAAGCGTTGGAAAAAGATAATCGCGTGTTTGAAGTTCCATGCTGATATTATAAAATAA